A region of the Paracoccaceae bacterium genome:
CAGTGACCGCGATCATGATCGGCGCGCTGTTCATCCACGGGCTGAACCCGGGGCCGCTTCTGATGATCCAGCAACCCGACATGTTCTGGTTCATCGTGGGCGCGCTGTGTCTGGCGAACATCTTCATGCTGATCTTCGGGCTGACCGGGATCCGCCTGTTCGTGAAGATCGTCGAGATGCCGCGCACCGTGCTGGTGCCCGTGATCCTGCTGCTGTCCATCGTGGGGGCCTATGCGGTGGGCAACAGCCTGAACGATGTCTACTGGATGCTGGGTTTCGGGGTTCTGGGCTACTTCATGCGGCTCTACGGCTATACGCTGGGGCCGGTGATCCTGGGGGTGATCCTGTCGCGGCTTCTGGATGACAACTGGCGCCGCGCCATCATCTCGGACCAGGAAAGCCTGCCCCTGCTGCTGAAGGGCATCCTGACAAGCCCCCTGTCGGCGGTGCTGTTGGCTGCGGTGGTGCTGATCGTGCTGTCGAAACTGCCGCTGCGCGGCCTTCTGCGCCGGGGCGCCAGACCATGACCGCAACCGCGACCACGACATCCAGGGGCGCCGCGATGACCGATACCATCCGTCTTGGCCTGATCGGCGACAACATCGCCGCATCGCAGTCGCCGCGCCTGCATCGGCTGGCGGGGGCGCAGAACCATCGGCGGGTCGTCTACGACAGCCTGATCCCGCGCCTTGAAGGAGCGGATTTCGACAGCCTTTTCAACCGGGTGGCGCTTGGCGGCTACCGTGGCGTGAACGTGACCTACCCCTACAAGGAACGCGCGGCCTCAAAGGTCTCGATCGACGATCCGCTGGTGCGCGCGATCGGGGCGGTGAACACGGTGCGCTTTGACGCAGGCGGTCCGAGGGGGTTCAACACCGACCATTCGGGTTTCGTCGCGGCCTACCGCCGCGTGATGGGCGACACCCCGCCGGGGCCGGTGCTGATGATCGGGGCGGGGGGCGTGGGCAAGGCGGTGGCCTTTGGTCTTGTCGCGCTCGGGATGACGGAGATCCGCATCGCCGACCGCGACCTGCCCAAGGCCGAGGCACTGGCCGAAGCGCTGCGGACGGTGCGCCCGGGGCTGCTGACGCGGACCGGCAGCGACGCCCAGGCGATGTCCGAGGGTGCCTCGGGCCTGGTGAACTGCACGCCCGTGGGCATGGTCGGATACGCGGGCACGCCCCTGCCCGCCCCGGCGATGCCGGGGGCGGCCTGGGCCTTTGATGCGGTCTATACCCCTGTGGACACACAGTTTCTGCAGGATGCCGGGGCGGCGGGTCTGCGCATCATCTCGGGCTACGAGCTGTTTGTGGGCCAGGGCGTCGACGCCTGGGCGATCTTTACCGGCCTGCCTCTGGATGAGGCGCAGCTGCGGGCAGACCTTCTGGCGGGGCGCGACGTGTCATGAAAACGGCCATTGCCACCGTCTCGGTTTCGGGACGTTTTGTCGAGAAGCTGGACGCCATCGCCCAGGCGGGGTTCGACGGAATCGAGATCTTCGAGCAGGATTTCATCGCCGCCGACCATTCCCCGCGCGAGGTGGGCGCCATGGTGCGCGACCATGGCCTGGAAATCGCGCTGTTCCAGCCCTTCCGGGATTTCGAAGGTCTGCCAGAGCCTTACCGCAGCCGGGCCTTTGCCCGTGCGGCGCGCAAGTTCGCCCTGATGGACGAGCTTGGCACGGATCTGCTGCTGGTCTGTTCCTCGGTCCACCCGGCCGCCCTGGGCGGCATCGACCGCATGGCGCAGGATTTCCACGATCTGGGCGAGCTGGCAGCGCGCCATGGAATCCGCGTCGGGTTCGAGGCGCTGTGCTGGGGTCGCCATGTGAACGACCACCGCGACGCCTGGGAGGTGGTGCGCCGCGCGGAGCATCCGAACGTCGGCCTGATCCTGGATTCGTTCCACACCCTGGGGCGGGGCATCGACCCCGATACCATCCGTCGTATCCCGGGCGACCGCATCTTTTTCGTCCAGCTTGCCGATGCACCGGCCATCCCGATGGACCTGCTGTACTGGTCGCGACACTTCCGGAACATGCCGGGCGAGGGTGACCTGGACGTGACGGGTTTTCTGAGGGCGGTCATGGCGACGGGCTATGGCGGGCCGCTGTCGCTGGAGATCTTCAACGACCAGTTCCGCGCGGGGCTGCCGCGGCTGGTGGCGCAGGACGGGCACCGCAGCCTGATCCACCTGGCCGACCGGGTGCGCCGGGCCGAGCCCGGCCTGTTGCCCGAGCTGCCCGGATTTCCCGCCCCGGCGCCGGTCGAAGGGGTCGAGTTCATCGAGTTCGCGACCGACCCGGATGATGCCAAATCTCTGGAATTATTCCTGAATTCCAGCGGGTTCGAACCTGCGGGGCGGCATGTGTCGAAAGCCGTCACGCTGTGGCGGCAGGGCGGTGTGAACATCCTTGTCAATACCGAGACCGAGGGGTTTGCGCATTCTGCCTATGTGGCCCATGGGACGACGGTGTCCGAGATCGCGCTGACGGTGCCGGATGCGGAGGGGGCGTTCCGGCGGGCGGTGGCATTGGGGGCCGAGGTGCATGACCAGCCGGTCGCGGCGGGTGAGCTGGCGATCCCGGCGATCCGGGGGGTGGGGGGCAGCATGATCCGGCTGCTGGACCACGGATCGGACCTTGGGCGCATCTGGCAGGTGGATTTCCGCAGCGTGGCGGCGCCCGAAGGTGCGGGTCTGGCCGGGGTGGACCACATCGGTCAGACCATGGCGCATGACGAGATGCTGAGCTGGGCGCTCTACTACACCTCGGTGTTCGACGGGGTGAAGGCACCGATGGTCGACGTGGCCGATCCTGACGGGCTGGTGCGGTCGCAGGCGGTGAGGTCGGGCGCGCTGCGCGTGACGCTGAACGGCGCCGAGGCCCGCCGGACATTGGCGGGGCGGTTCGTGGAGGAAAGCTTTGGTTCGGCCGTGCAGCATATAGCCTTTGAAACAAAGGATATTTTCGGAACGGCGGCGCGACTTGCCGCGCGGGGGTTCCCGGTGCTGCAGATCGGCGCGAACTATTACGACGACGTCGAGGCGCGGTTCGGGCTGGACCCGGCGCTGACGGCGCGGCTGCGGGCGGCGAATGTGATGTATGACGAGGAGCCGGGGGGTCAGTTCTTCCAGCTCTATTCGGCCAGCCGGCCGGACGGGCTGTTCTTCGAGATCGTGCAGCGGCAGGGCAACTATCAGGGCTATGGCGCCCCGAACGCACCGTTCCGCATCGCGGCGCAGAAGCGCGCCGCGCGACCGGCGGGGATGCCGCAATTCTGACGGGCGAATCAGGTTAACGCGCTGATCCGGCGCGGATTTCGGTGTATGGCACCCGTCCAGCAGCCGTCGGTTCCGCGTATGGCATCCGTCCCGACAGGCCGCGCGCGGCGGGCATAGTTAACGCAACGCCCGGACCGGTGCGTCAGGCATTCACATCCACGACGACGCGGCCCTGCACCTGGCCCTTGAGGATCGCCGCCCCGAGTGCGGGCAGGTCGGCCAGCGTGGCGGGCTGCACCATGGCGTGCAGCCGGTCCATCGGCAGGTCGCGGGCGATCCGGTCCCAGGCGCGCACCCGGTCGGCATAGGGGCGCATCACGCTGTCGATGCCCAGCAGGTTCACGCCGCGCAGCAGGAAGGGCACCACGGTTGCGGGCAGCGCCGCCCCCCCGGCAAGGCCCACGGCGGCAACCGAGGCGCCGTATTTCATCTGGCCCAGCACGCGGGCCAGCATGGCCCCGCCCACGGCATCGACACAGCCCGCCCAGGTCTCGGATTCAAGCGGGCGCTTGACGGTTTCGGCCAGTTCGGCACGCGGCACGATCCGCGCGGCGCCCAGGGATTTCAGGTAGGATTCGGTTTCCGGGCGGCCGGTCACGGCGGCGACGCCATAGCCCAGGTTCGCAAGGATCGCGGTCGCAACCGAGCCCACGCCCCCGGCGGCGCCGGTCACCAGAACCTCGCCCTTCGCGGGGGTCAGGCCGTGATCCTCGAGCGCGATGACGGCCAGCATGGCGGTCAGCCCCGCCGTGCCCACGGCCATCGCGTCGCGTGTGGTCAGGCCGGCGGGCAGCGGCACCAGCCAGTCGGCCCTGACGCGGGCACGGGTGGCATAGCCGCCCCAATGCGCCTCGCCCACGCGCCAGCCGGTCAGCACCACCGAATCGCCGGGGCGGTAGCGCGGATCGTCGGAGCTTTCCACGCGGCCCGCGAAATCGATCCCCGGAACATGGGGATAGCTGCGCACCAGGCCGCCGCCGCTGGTCACGCAGAGGCCATCCTTGTAGTTCAGCGTCGAGTATTCGACCGCCACGGTCACGTCGCCCGGGGGCAACCGATCATCGGGCAGATCCTGCAGGGTGGCACGGGTCTGGCCCGCCTCGTCCTTCTCGACCAGCAATGCGCGGAACATCTGCCCCTCCCTGACTGACGGCCCGCCGGTTATGGACAAGGCCGGCGGCGGGTGCAAGGCGCGGCCCCGCCGGCCGGGGCGCGGGCGTCAGGCCGGCCCGTGCCAGTCGATCTGGCAGATCTCGGCGCTGCGGCCGTCGAAATCCCAGACGCGGCCATGGCTGCGCACGCGGCCCCGGGTGGCGGTGGCGATGGTGATGTCGGGCCCCATCCAGTAGCCGGTGTTGGTGACCGTCACGTCGCGGTCGGGATCGGGGCCCTCGATGGGGACGACCTCGCCCTGGATGCGCTTGCCGACGATGAGGCGGCGTTTCTTGCCCTCGGTCTGATAGCTGACGGGGGCGCGTTCGGCGCCCGCGAATTCGCCCACCAGCATCGAGAACAGGCCGGTCGTTCCGCGCGCGCGGCCCGAGAAGATGCGGGTCAGCCCGTCGAAGGCGGCATCGGAGGCCCGGTCGTCGATGAAGGCGGCGGCCTTCCAGTTGCCGCGCGCCATCAGGCCGGGAATGTCGAGCCACATGCCGATGGCGAGGCCGGACAGCGGTTCGTCCCCGAAATGGCCGCTGTCGATGCGGATGCCCATCCAGGCCTGGCAATACCCCTCGGTCGGGGGATGCTTGCCCAGGCTGACGACGCAGGGGCAGAACACCGTGCAGTTGCAGTTCAGGATCAGTTCGCCCTTGATGGCCCAGTCGGTCATGCCGCCCCCCTATCCGCTACAGTAGTCCCGCGCCCACCGCCGCCGCGCAGGCCAGCAGCGCCACGCCAAGTGGCCGGGTCAGGCGCCGCCCGATCGCCAGTTTCTCGGCCGCCATCAGCAGGGTGGCGCCACCCATCCAGAGCAGGTTCATCGTGCCGCCGACAAAGGCCGTGGCCATCAGCGCCCAGCAGCAGCCAAGGCAATGCACGCCCATCGACAGGCCCATCCGGAAGGCCGGGCCGGAACCGGGGCGCCAGCGTTCGAGGAAGAAGGTCAAGGGATGGCGGCAGCGCGACAGGCAGGCGGATTTCCAGGCGGTGAACTGCCACAGGCCGGCACCCGCCAGCAGCGCGGCGGTCAGCGGGCGCGACAGGCTGGCGCCGTCGGGGCCGATCAGCGCGACCTGGGACAGGGCCGATTGCAGCGCCGCGCCACCGGCCGATGCGGCAAGCCAGACCGCGAGGTAGCCCCCGGCAAGGGCCATGGCGGCGCGGTCGTCGGTGGCGCCGGTGGCGGCGAGGTTGCGGAAGGTGGACAGCGCGGGGGCGAAGGTCGGCAGCATCATCGCCGCCGCCATCAGCGCCCACATCGCGAATAGTGCCAGCGGCTGTGCCTGGCCCGCCGCGACGCAGAGCGAGGCGAGCAGGCCCGGCGGGGCGCCATCGGGCAGGGCCTGGGCGCGCGCCATCAGGAACACGCCCGCCCATGCGGCAAGGACCGTGCCGAAGAAGGCGGGCCAGAGCAGGCGCGCGGGGGGCAGCGACAGGGGCCGGGCGGCGAACATGGCCCGACCCTAGCCGCGCCGTCACAGGCTGTCGAGGACGCGGCCCATCACCGCCGCCGTATCGGACCAGCGGGGCAGGGCATGGCCCGCGGCGGTGCTGGCCGCCGCCATGGCGGCGCGGGCGGGCGCGTCGGTCAGCAGGTGGCGCAGCGCGGCGGCGAAGGCGGCGGCATCGTCGACCGGCACCAGGTGGCCGGTGCCGGGGGGCACCGTCTCGGGCACCGCCCCGGCGGCGCAGGTGACGATGGGCAGACCGTGCAGCAGCGCCTCGCCGAAGACCATGCCGTAACCTTCGTAGCGGGTGGCCAGGGCAAAGACCGTGGCCCGGGTGTAGAGCTCGGCCAGGTCCGCCTCGGCCATGCTGCCGCGGAAGGTCAGGCGGGGGCCGAGGGGCGCGGCCTGCGCGGCCAGGGCCGCGCGCACGGCGGGATCGTGGGTGCCGCCCACGATCTGCGCCTGCCAGGGCAGGTCGGCGATGCGCGACAGCGCGTCGATCAGCACGTCATGCCCCTTGCGGGCGGCGATCAGGCCCACCGACAGGATCAGCGGCGGGTCGAGGGGGGCGCGGCGCGGGTCGGGCGCGGCGAAGCCGGGAAGCGCCACGCTGATCGCGGCGGGGTCCACGCCGAAATCGGCGGCGAGGATGCGCGCGGTGTGGGGCGAGGGCACGACGACATGGGCGGCAAGCGCGAGATTGGCGGCCTCGCGC
Encoded here:
- a CDS encoding shikimate dehydrogenase, whose translation is MTDTIRLGLIGDNIAASQSPRLHRLAGAQNHRRVVYDSLIPRLEGADFDSLFNRVALGGYRGVNVTYPYKERAASKVSIDDPLVRAIGAVNTVRFDAGGPRGFNTDHSGFVAAYRRVMGDTPPGPVLMIGAGGVGKAVAFGLVALGMTEIRIADRDLPKAEALAEALRTVRPGLLTRTGSDAQAMSEGASGLVNCTPVGMVGYAGTPLPAPAMPGAAWAFDAVYTPVDTQFLQDAGAAGLRIISGYELFVGQGVDAWAIFTGLPLDEAQLRADLLAGRDVS
- a CDS encoding sugar phosphate isomerase/epimerase and 4-hydroxyphenylpyruvate domain-containing protein; protein product: MKTAIATVSVSGRFVEKLDAIAQAGFDGIEIFEQDFIAADHSPREVGAMVRDHGLEIALFQPFRDFEGLPEPYRSRAFARAARKFALMDELGTDLLLVCSSVHPAALGGIDRMAQDFHDLGELAARHGIRVGFEALCWGRHVNDHRDAWEVVRRAEHPNVGLILDSFHTLGRGIDPDTIRRIPGDRIFFVQLADAPAIPMDLLYWSRHFRNMPGEGDLDVTGFLRAVMATGYGGPLSLEIFNDQFRAGLPRLVAQDGHRSLIHLADRVRRAEPGLLPELPGFPAPAPVEGVEFIEFATDPDDAKSLELFLNSSGFEPAGRHVSKAVTLWRQGGVNILVNTETEGFAHSAYVAHGTTVSEIALTVPDAEGAFRRAVALGAEVHDQPVAAGELAIPAIRGVGGSMIRLLDHGSDLGRIWQVDFRSVAAPEGAGLAGVDHIGQTMAHDEMLSWALYYTSVFDGVKAPMVDVADPDGLVRSQAVRSGALRVTLNGAEARRTLAGRFVEESFGSAVQHIAFETKDIFGTAARLAARGFPVLQIGANYYDDVEARFGLDPALTARLRAANVMYDEEPGGQFFQLYSASRPDGLFFEIVQRQGNYQGYGAPNAPFRIAAQKRAARPAGMPQF
- a CDS encoding oxidoreductase, producing the protein MFRALLVEKDEAGQTRATLQDLPDDRLPPGDVTVAVEYSTLNYKDGLCVTSGGGLVRSYPHVPGIDFAGRVESSDDPRYRPGDSVVLTGWRVGEAHWGGYATRARVRADWLVPLPAGLTTRDAMAVGTAGLTAMLAVIALEDHGLTPAKGEVLVTGAAGGVGSVATAILANLGYGVAAVTGRPETESYLKSLGAARIVPRAELAETVKRPLESETWAGCVDAVGGAMLARVLGQMKYGASVAAVGLAGGAALPATVVPFLLRGVNLLGIDSVMRPYADRVRAWDRIARDLPMDRLHAMVQPATLADLPALGAAILKGQVQGRVVVDVNA
- a CDS encoding DUF1326 domain-containing protein, which gives rise to MTDWAIKGELILNCNCTVFCPCVVSLGKHPPTEGYCQAWMGIRIDSGHFGDEPLSGLAIGMWLDIPGLMARGNWKAAAFIDDRASDAAFDGLTRIFSGRARGTTGLFSMLVGEFAGAERAPVSYQTEGKKRRLIVGKRIQGEVVPIEGPDPDRDVTVTNTGYWMGPDITIATATRGRVRSHGRVWDFDGRSAEICQIDWHGPA
- a CDS encoding DUF2182 domain-containing protein, which translates into the protein MFAARPLSLPPARLLWPAFFGTVLAAWAGVFLMARAQALPDGAPPGLLASLCVAAGQAQPLALFAMWALMAAAMMLPTFAPALSTFRNLAATGATDDRAAMALAGGYLAVWLAASAGGAALQSALSQVALIGPDGASLSRPLTAALLAGAGLWQFTAWKSACLSRCRHPLTFFLERWRPGSGPAFRMGLSMGVHCLGCCWALMATAFVGGTMNLLWMGGATLLMAAEKLAIGRRLTRPLGVALLACAAAVGAGLL
- a CDS encoding glycosyltransferase family 4 protein encodes the protein MRPAAFAIPGDIDRKTGGFIYEKNLLLSLRAQGRPVAHVELPAGFPDPTPADTAETVRTLAALPPDAPLILDGLVYGAIDTAGLATVAAPLVAMIHHPLGLETGLPPARAAELLRREAANLALAAHVVVPSPHTARILAADFGVDPAAISVALPGFAAPDPRRAPLDPPLILSVGLIAARKGHDVLIDALSRIADLPWQAQIVGGTHDPAVRAALAAQAAPLGPRLTFRGSMAEADLAELYTRATVFALATRYEGYGMVFGEALLHGLPIVTCAAGAVPETVPPGTGHLVPVDDAAAFAAALRHLLTDAPARAAMAAASTAAGHALPRWSDTAAVMGRVLDSL